In a single window of the Deinococcus aetherius genome:
- the surE gene encoding 5'/3'-nucleotidase SurE, producing the protein MTDPLTPERPRILVANDDGIFSPGIKALALALADLGDVVVVAPDVEQSAVGHGITIRRPLRFKHTASAGFGELPAYRVDGTPADCVVLGAHLLGRPDLVVSGINLGPNLGDDLTHSGTVAAAFEGLALGIPAIAFSQQAGEGGEYSFTAGAAYAARLAREVLARGLPPRVLLNVNFPARTPRGVRVTRVGEHRWEDSIVTRHDPEGREYHWVAGTSRAADAHDETTDYGAVQSGLISVTPVRLDLTARDLLEEVGGYVPEV; encoded by the coding sequence ATGACCGACCCTCTCACCCCCGAACGGCCCCGCATCCTCGTCGCCAACGACGACGGCATCTTCTCACCGGGCATCAAGGCGCTCGCGCTGGCGCTCGCCGACCTCGGCGACGTGGTGGTCGTGGCGCCCGACGTGGAGCAGTCGGCGGTCGGGCACGGGATCACGATCCGGCGCCCGCTGCGCTTCAAGCATACGGCCTCGGCGGGCTTCGGGGAGCTTCCCGCCTACCGGGTGGACGGCACCCCCGCCGACTGCGTGGTCCTCGGCGCCCATCTCCTCGGGCGGCCCGACCTCGTCGTGAGCGGCATCAACCTGGGGCCGAACCTCGGCGACGACCTCACCCACTCGGGCACGGTCGCGGCGGCCTTCGAGGGGTTGGCGCTGGGAATTCCTGCCATCGCCTTCAGCCAGCAGGCGGGGGAAGGCGGCGAGTACTCCTTCACGGCGGGGGCCGCCTACGCGGCGCGGCTGGCGCGGGAGGTCCTCGCGCGGGGGCTGCCGCCGCGCGTGCTCCTCAACGTCAATTTCCCGGCCCGCACGCCGCGCGGCGTGCGGGTGACCCGGGTGGGCGAGCACCGCTGGGAGGACTCCATCGTCACCCGCCACGACCCCGAGGGCCGCGAGTACCACTGGGTGGCGGGCACCAGCCGCGCCGCCGACGCCCACGACGAGACGACCGACTACGGGGCCGTGCAGTCCGGGCTGATCAGCGTGACGCCCGTGCGGCTCGACCTCACCGCCCGCGACCTGCTGGAGGAGGTGGGCGGGTACGTGCCAGAGGTGTAG
- a CDS encoding COG1470 family protein, protein MPHAPRLSHCALLALSLLLTPAARAATGVSMDVSRVELSALPGGTVNHAVTVLNPGGASEGAMTVSPSLRDFVLPPQGQAQFLPAGTGKNSLARWLQFTPQEFKLAPGQKQQVRYTVQVPANAAPGLYWGVLFFRSDTPAAPASGENSVSLNYTIDVGQIIYVQVGTPTVEARLNALEASYADGQISVGATVKNSGSGLIRAAGRAQVLDGQGRPVALLPIEESVALPGYSRTFSGHAGLALGPGQYQVLVALQYAKGKFFTGQTRLVVK, encoded by the coding sequence ATGCCGCACGCCCCCCGCCTCTCCCACTGCGCCCTGCTGGCGCTCTCGCTGCTGCTCACGCCCGCCGCCCGGGCCGCCACCGGGGTCAGCATGGACGTCTCGCGCGTCGAGCTGAGCGCGCTGCCCGGCGGCACGGTCAACCATGCCGTGACCGTCCTCAACCCCGGGGGCGCGAGCGAGGGGGCGATGACCGTCAGCCCCTCCCTGCGCGACTTCGTGCTGCCGCCCCAGGGGCAGGCCCAGTTCCTCCCGGCGGGCACGGGCAAGAACAGTCTGGCCCGCTGGTTGCAGTTCACCCCCCAGGAGTTCAAGCTCGCCCCCGGCCAGAAGCAGCAGGTGCGCTACACGGTGCAGGTGCCCGCCAACGCCGCGCCCGGCCTGTACTGGGGCGTATTGTTCTTCAGGAGCGACACGCCCGCCGCCCCGGCGTCCGGCGAGAACTCGGTGTCCCTGAACTACACCATCGACGTGGGGCAGATCATCTACGTGCAGGTCGGCACGCCCACCGTGGAGGCCCGCCTGAACGCCCTCGAAGCGAGCTACGCGGACGGGCAGATCAGCGTGGGGGCCACCGTCAAGAACAGCGGCAGCGGGCTGATCCGGGCGGCGGGGCGGGCGCAGGTGCTCGACGGGCAGGGGCGCCCCGTGGCGCTGCTCCCCATCGAGGAGAGCGTCGCGCTGCCCGGCTACAGCCGCACCTTCAGCGGGCACGCGGGGCTCGCGCTCGGGCCGGGGCAATATCAGGTGCTCGTCGCCCTGCAATACGCCAAGGGCAAGTTCTTCACCGGGCAGACCCGGCTGGTGGTGAAGTGA
- a CDS encoding carboxypeptidase-like regulatory domain-containing protein, with protein MRHLRVGTLLLTALLGLGALPGGGAHAAQVQGGGEAPRPAEAQPGEFLTVPLRLAGQPPGSYRVRASLPEGWVLLTEELDLEGGRGFLALHLPEEAVAGPHDLTFTLTGPGEAALAVPVRVVVAAHPDLVVTLPEADRVRPGERRDYRARVTNVGNARDRLRLSVEGSATVTPDHLTLGPGESAEVRLAYTQRSRGNADTVTLAAVSGLDERVRREALLVLAVGDAPNAAGGPGLTWNVEVAPELSLNPGTTAGAGAGNTPPTLPGLPTGLAAPAPATPAALGDGTPRWTWGGTFSAGVGGQLSDYASGGVSYSVRRTEDGGRREDGLAYLEWGDVGVTLRSRDAFSGVDLGVQYERGDYTFGVSLGREAAEGGTTYGLGASVSHRYGVSVSARHLFGEPGGDALSVGWTRRLGAWTPAVEVGVVRSGAEWGYALSQRLDYEDRRLLARQEYRYDSLTDAHALNVRVAARQLEPFGVGATLSLSRVGGVLRYDLGAALAYHPDEHSGVQLQANLGSDGPRANLTALRRWDAGDADLFLSGQASLAGGALSGVLQATAVLPRGPGEVLLSGVVGHDGGLRYGAGAGYLRGPFSVAGSVEGGAAPRATLSAAYRPERGLTATADYLLERGGAAPGQEVRGSVGYAADLWSAGLLVGYRLPPGEAGRPVYGAQASGQLLPTLRLQARAERSADRTRFTVGGSFTPGGSWRTPGAVVALFGGRNAGTLRLQAFRDDNANGARDPGEPGVASGFRVGGQAVTTDTRGEASLLLTPGGYEVQLGDDVPAQYLIPALPPARVTLRETTMLSVPVREVGTLQGRLGDEGGRPLAGVRVRLAGPGGTLEAVTDATGAYRLGGLRFGPSTLTVQPDPALYHAPPPLEVTLDARQPLVTQDITLRAVYEASVLAADDLTLEVTLPGDALPPGASLPVEVRVEPAADAVTLEGLGAPAALRSEDGRVWRGTVPLPPTQGADVEVQVTARRGERSASERALVRVDPALPAFTLQAAPFNALPGQPLTLRAVAHAAGGHLQVRDAQGRVTELQPTGGREFGAPFTAESAPGTHTLTLLVDGEARAEATYRVLGRP; from the coding sequence GTGCGGCACCTCCGGGTCGGCACCCTGCTCCTCACGGCGCTGCTGGGCCTGGGAGCCCTCCCCGGCGGCGGCGCCCACGCGGCCCAGGTGCAAGGCGGCGGCGAGGCCCCCCGCCCGGCGGAGGCCCAGCCCGGCGAGTTCCTGACCGTTCCCCTGCGCCTCGCGGGGCAGCCCCCGGGCTCCTACCGGGTGCGGGCCAGCCTGCCGGAGGGCTGGGTGCTGCTCACCGAGGAGCTGGACCTGGAGGGCGGGCGGGGCTTCCTCGCCCTGCACCTGCCCGAGGAGGCCGTCGCCGGGCCGCACGACCTGACCTTCACCCTGACGGGCCCGGGGGAAGCGGCGCTGGCCGTACCCGTCCGGGTGGTGGTGGCCGCCCACCCCGACCTCGTGGTGACGCTCCCGGAGGCGGACCGGGTGAGGCCGGGGGAGCGGCGGGACTACCGGGCGCGGGTCACGAACGTCGGCAACGCGCGCGACCGCCTGCGCCTGAGCGTGGAGGGCAGCGCCACGGTGACCCCCGACCACCTGACGCTGGGCCCCGGGGAGAGCGCCGAGGTGCGCCTCGCCTACACCCAGCGCAGCCGGGGCAACGCCGACACCGTGACCCTCGCGGCGGTCAGCGGCCTCGACGAGCGGGTGCGGCGGGAGGCCCTGCTCGTGCTGGCGGTCGGGGACGCGCCGAACGCGGCGGGCGGCCCCGGGCTGACCTGGAACGTGGAGGTGGCCCCCGAGCTGTCCCTGAACCCGGGGACCACGGCCGGGGCGGGCGCGGGGAACACCCCGCCGACCCTTCCGGGGCTGCCGACGGGGCTCGCCGCCCCCGCCCCCGCCACCCCGGCCGCGCTGGGGGACGGGACCCCGCGCTGGACCTGGGGAGGCACCTTCAGCGCGGGGGTGGGGGGGCAGCTCAGCGACTACGCCTCGGGCGGGGTGAGCTACTCCGTGCGCCGCACCGAGGACGGCGGGCGGCGCGAGGACGGCCTGGCCTACCTGGAGTGGGGAGACGTCGGCGTGACCCTGCGCAGCCGGGACGCCTTCTCGGGGGTGGACCTCGGCGTGCAGTACGAGCGCGGGGACTACACCTTCGGGGTGAGCCTGGGGCGCGAGGCGGCGGAGGGGGGCACGACGTACGGCCTGGGGGCGAGCGTCAGCCACCGCTACGGGGTCTCGGTGTCGGCCCGGCACCTCTTCGGCGAGCCGGGCGGCGACGCCCTGAGCGTGGGGTGGACCCGCCGCCTGGGCGCCTGGACCCCGGCGGTGGAGGTCGGGGTGGTGCGCTCCGGGGCCGAATGGGGCTACGCGTTGAGCCAACGGCTCGACTACGAGGACCGCCGCCTGCTCGCCCGCCAGGAGTACCGCTACGACAGCCTGACGGACGCCCACGCCCTCAACGTGCGGGTGGCGGCCCGTCAGCTCGAACCCTTCGGGGTCGGGGCGACCCTCAGCCTCAGCCGGGTGGGCGGGGTGCTGCGCTACGACCTCGGCGCCGCGCTCGCCTACCACCCCGACGAGCACTCCGGGGTCCAGCTCCAGGCGAACCTCGGCAGCGACGGCCCCCGCGCGAACCTGACGGCGCTGCGGCGCTGGGACGCGGGGGACGCCGACCTTTTCCTGAGCGGGCAGGCGAGTCTGGCGGGAGGCGCCCTCAGCGGCGTCCTCCAGGCCACCGCCGTGCTGCCCAGGGGACCCGGCGAGGTGCTGCTGAGCGGCGTGGTGGGCCACGACGGGGGGCTGCGGTACGGGGCGGGCGCCGGGTACCTGCGGGGGCCCTTCAGCGTGGCCGGGAGCGTGGAGGGCGGGGCGGCCCCGCGCGCGACCCTCAGCGCGGCCTACCGGCCTGAGCGCGGCCTGACCGCGACCGCCGACTACCTGCTGGAGCGGGGCGGCGCGGCCCCGGGGCAGGAGGTGCGCGGCAGCGTCGGGTACGCGGCCGATCTCTGGTCCGCCGGCCTGCTCGTGGGCTACCGCCTCCCGCCGGGTGAGGCGGGGCGGCCGGTGTACGGAGCGCAGGCCAGCGGGCAACTGCTCCCGACCCTGCGACTCCAGGCCCGGGCCGAACGCTCGGCGGACCGGACCCGCTTCACGGTGGGGGGAAGCTTCACCCCGGGGGGAAGTTGGCGCACCCCCGGCGCGGTGGTGGCGCTCTTCGGGGGGCGCAACGCGGGCACCCTGCGGCTGCAAGCCTTCCGCGACGACAACGCGAACGGCGCCCGCGACCCCGGCGAGCCGGGCGTGGCCTCCGGGTTCCGGGTGGGCGGCCAGGCCGTCACCACCGACACCCGGGGGGAGGCGAGCCTGCTCCTGACGCCCGGGGGGTACGAGGTGCAGCTCGGCGACGACGTGCCCGCTCAGTACCTGATCCCCGCCCTCCCGCCCGCCCGGGTCACCCTGCGGGAGACGACCATGCTGAGCGTCCCCGTCCGCGAGGTGGGCACCCTCCAGGGCCGCCTGGGCGACGAGGGCGGGCGGCCCCTGGCGGGGGTGCGGGTGCGCCTCGCCGGTCCCGGCGGGACCCTGGAGGCCGTGACCGACGCCACCGGGGCCTACCGCCTGGGCGGCCTGCGGTTCGGCCCCTCCACCCTGACCGTCCAGCCCGACCCCGCCCTGTACCACGCGCCGCCCCCGCTGGAGGTCACCCTGGACGCCCGGCAGCCCCTGGTCACCCAGGACATCACGCTGCGGGCCGTCTACGAGGCGAGCGTCCTGGCGGCCGACGACCTGACCCTGGAGGTGACCCTGCCGGGCGACGCCCTGCCCCCCGGCGCCAGCCTGCCCGTCGAGGTCCGGGTCGAGCCTGCGGCGGACGCCGTGACCCTGGAGGGCCTGGGCGCCCCGGCGGCGCTGCGCAGCGAGGACGGGCGGGTCTGGCGCGGCACCGTTCCCCTCCCCCCCACCCAGGGGGCGGACGTGGAGGTCCAGGTCACCGCCCGGCGGGGCGAGCGCAGCGCGAGCGAGCGCGCCCTCGTGCGGGTGGACCCGGCCCTGCCCGCCTTCACCCTCCAGGCCGCCCCCTTCAACGCCCTGCCCGGCCAGCCCCTGACCCTGCGCGCCGTGGCACACGCGGCCGGGGGCCACCTCCAGGTGCGGGACGCCCAGGGCCGGGTGACCGAGCTTCAGCCCACCGGGGGCCGGGAGTTCGGGGCGCCGTTCACCGCCGAGTCTGCCCCCGGCACCCACACCCTGACGCTGCTCGTGGACGGGGAGGCGCGGGCCGAGGCGACCTACCGGGTGCTGGGTCGGCCCTGA
- a CDS encoding YqhA family protein, whose translation MIGRTRFVVLIAVIAVLLVAFSLFLQGTLLALTTIYETWRGTFTEGIGSQSGTLAVEFLEVVSTMLKAVVFYIIGVGLYSLFIRPLNLTSALGVESLSDLEQKVVSVVIVILGVTFLEHFIRWEDPQETLYFAGSLALAGGALVFFQRVHRGSGGDLQQPEAKLRARRELFEHDSEQRKIRETDVRRAERATEAKTQGQVEAEEGAE comes from the coding sequence ATGATCGGGCGCACCCGCTTCGTGGTCCTGATCGCCGTGATCGCCGTGCTGCTGGTGGCCTTCAGCCTGTTCCTCCAGGGCACCCTGCTCGCGCTGACCACGATCTACGAGACGTGGCGCGGCACCTTCACCGAGGGCATCGGCAGCCAGTCGGGGACGCTGGCGGTGGAGTTCCTGGAAGTGGTGAGCACCATGCTCAAGGCGGTGGTGTTCTACATCATCGGGGTGGGGCTGTATTCCCTGTTCATCCGGCCGCTCAACCTCACCTCGGCGCTGGGGGTCGAGAGCCTGTCCGACCTGGAGCAGAAGGTCGTCTCCGTCGTCATCGTGATCCTCGGGGTCACCTTCCTGGAGCACTTCATCCGCTGGGAGGACCCGCAGGAGACCCTCTACTTCGCCGGGTCGCTCGCCCTGGCGGGGGGCGCCCTGGTGTTCTTTCAGCGGGTCCACCGGGGTTCGGGCGGGGACCTCCAGCAGCCCGAGGCCAAACTGCGGGCCCGGCGCGAGCTGTTCGAGCACGACAGCGAGCAGCGCAAAATCCGCGAGACGGACGTGCGGCGGGCCGAGCGGGCGACCGAGGCCAAGACCCAGGGACAGGTGGAGGCGGAGGAGGGCGCGGAGTAG
- a CDS encoding ankyrin repeat domain-containing protein, with protein sequence MQDHPEKNPSPVSALDPETLSFLQDVLDLARRGDAGGLAPLLDHGLPPNLCNGRGDSLLMLASYHGHLDAARVLLEHGADPELRNDQGQTPLLGAAFRGDVAMAELLLQGGADVESAGQDGRTALMLAAMFNRTEVADLLLAHGADLHARDARGMTALDAARLMGAPDTAAQLEGRLGESTGNA encoded by the coding sequence ATGCAGGACCATCCCGAGAAGAACCCTTCGCCCGTGTCGGCGCTCGATCCGGAAACGCTCTCCTTCTTGCAGGACGTGCTCGACCTCGCCCGCCGGGGCGACGCCGGGGGGCTCGCGCCCCTGCTCGACCACGGGCTGCCTCCCAACCTGTGCAACGGGCGGGGCGACAGTCTGCTCATGCTCGCCAGCTACCACGGCCATCTGGACGCGGCGCGCGTGCTGCTGGAACACGGCGCCGACCCCGAGCTGCGCAACGACCAGGGGCAGACGCCTTTGCTCGGCGCGGCCTTCAGGGGCGACGTGGCGATGGCCGAACTCCTGTTGCAAGGCGGCGCCGACGTGGAGAGCGCGGGGCAGGACGGCAGGACGGCCCTGATGCTGGCCGCCATGTTCAACCGCACCGAGGTGGCCGACCTCCTCCTCGCGCACGGGGCCGACCTCCACGCGCGGGACGCCCGGGGAATGACGGCCCTGGACGCGGCGCGGTTGATGGGCGCCCCCGACACGGCGGCCCAGTTAGAGGGGCGGCTGGGGGAGTCCACGGGGAACGCTTGA
- the glmS gene encoding glutamine--fructose-6-phosphate transaminase (isomerizing), translating into MCGIVGYIGSRQAQDVLISGLAKLEYRGYDSAGVAVADGGQIEVKKKAGKLANLSGELSRDPLPGTLGIGHTRWATHGLPNDTNAHPHATEDGRIVIIHNGIIENYLGLKEGLISRGHTFQSETDSEVLAHLIEEAYTGDLYEAVRTALSQVRGAYGIVVTHVDHREIVAARTVSPLVMGVGEGEMFLASDVPALLPYTRNMVFLHDGDMVVLHDDGFRVTDLAGRPVERPIDRIEWDAEAAEKGGYDTYMLKEIYEQPTALTNTLIGRLHDDTGEVNLDVKLDPSSFKRISIIACGTAYYAGLVGEYLIEQLARIPVEVDVASEYRYRNPLVNENTLAIVVSQSGETIDTLEALREAKKGGAKTLGVINAKGSSMTRELDDTLYIHAGPEIGVASTKAYTAQVSAMLMLALWLARARGTLSEEQAQELLHAARELPRLVEEALSPERVERIRQVAEKYAGARDYLFLGRGVNAPTALEGALKLKEISYIHAEGYAAGEMKHGPIALIDEKLPVVVIATESPLLEKTISNVQEVRARSGKVIALLSDGDTENARHADDVLYVPRAHEAVSPVVNVVALQLLAYFTATALGKDVDKPRNLAKSVTVE; encoded by the coding sequence ATGTGTGGAATCGTCGGTTACATCGGCAGTCGGCAGGCACAGGACGTGTTGATCTCGGGCCTCGCCAAGCTGGAATATCGCGGCTACGACAGCGCGGGCGTGGCCGTCGCGGACGGAGGGCAGATCGAGGTCAAGAAGAAGGCGGGCAAACTCGCCAACCTCAGCGGTGAACTGAGCCGCGATCCCCTCCCCGGCACCCTGGGCATCGGCCACACCCGCTGGGCCACCCACGGCCTGCCCAACGACACGAACGCGCACCCCCACGCCACCGAGGACGGCCGGATCGTCATCATCCACAACGGCATCATCGAGAACTACCTGGGGTTGAAAGAAGGCCTGATCTCACGCGGCCACACCTTCCAGAGTGAGACCGACTCCGAAGTCCTGGCCCACCTCATCGAGGAGGCGTACACGGGCGACCTGTACGAGGCGGTGCGGACGGCATTGAGTCAAGTCCGTGGAGCCTACGGCATCGTGGTGACGCACGTCGACCACCGCGAGATCGTGGCGGCGCGGACGGTCAGCCCCCTCGTCATGGGCGTCGGGGAAGGCGAGATGTTCCTGGCCTCCGACGTGCCCGCCCTGCTGCCGTACACGCGCAACATGGTCTTCCTGCACGACGGCGACATGGTGGTGCTGCACGACGACGGCTTCCGGGTAACGGACCTCGCGGGTAGGCCCGTCGAGCGCCCCATCGACCGCATCGAGTGGGACGCGGAGGCGGCGGAAAAGGGCGGATACGACACCTACATGCTCAAGGAAATCTACGAGCAGCCCACCGCCCTCACGAACACCCTGATCGGCCGCCTGCACGACGACACGGGTGAGGTGAACCTCGACGTCAAGCTCGACCCCTCCTCGTTCAAGCGCATCTCGATCATCGCCTGCGGCACCGCGTACTACGCCGGGCTGGTGGGCGAGTACCTGATCGAGCAACTCGCGCGCATCCCGGTCGAGGTGGACGTGGCCTCGGAGTACCGCTACCGCAACCCCCTCGTGAACGAGAACACCCTCGCCATCGTGGTCTCCCAGTCGGGCGAGACCATCGACACCCTCGAGGCCCTGCGCGAGGCGAAGAAGGGCGGCGCGAAGACCCTCGGGGTGATCAACGCCAAGGGATCGTCGATGACCCGCGAACTCGACGACACGCTGTATATCCACGCCGGGCCGGAGATCGGGGTGGCGAGCACCAAGGCGTACACCGCCCAGGTCAGCGCGATGCTGATGCTCGCCCTGTGGCTCGCCCGGGCACGCGGCACCCTGAGCGAGGAGCAGGCGCAAGAACTCCTCCACGCCGCCCGCGAACTCCCGCGCCTGGTGGAGGAGGCCCTGAGCCCCGAGCGGGTGGAGCGGATCAGGCAGGTGGCCGAGAAGTACGCCGGGGCCCGCGACTACCTGTTCCTGGGACGCGGGGTAAACGCCCCGACCGCCTTAGAGGGGGCCCTGAAGCTCAAGGAGATCAGCTACATCCACGCCGAAGGGTACGCGGCGGGCGAGATGAAGCACGGCCCCATCGCCCTCATCGACGAGAAGCTGCCCGTGGTGGTCATCGCTACCGAGAGCCCGCTGCTGGAGAAGACCATCTCCAACGTGCAGGAGGTCCGCGCCCGCTCCGGCAAGGTGATCGCCCTCCTCTCCGACGGCGACACGGAGAACGCCCGCCACGCCGACGACGTGCTGTACGTCCCCCGCGCCCACGAGGCGGTGAGCCCGGTGGTGAACGTGGTGGCGCTGCAACTGCTGGCCTACTTCACGGCGACGGCGCTGGGTAAGGACGTCGACAAGCCCCGCAACCTCGCCAAAAGCGTCACCGTCGAATAA
- a CDS encoding deoxyribodipyrimidine photo-lyase codes for MIQPERVQVLRPGEPGGKGFVLLWVQSSVRTRDNHALEYAAGEARRLGQPLAAVFGLNPDYPEANARHFQYLLEGLRDLRAGLAARGIPLSVRVGNTPDEVLKAVQGASLVVTDRGYLRIQRQWRADLAGRLTVPFIQVESDAVVPVRTVSDKQEFAARTIRPRIHRHLERFLVPVEVQDGAQGHPDWDPGLEVGDPELTVRALGVDNSVPPGEEEGGEVKALARLTHFVTRLLPRYDSGRRDPNVDGGSRLSAYLHYGHLSPLTAALAAREHSDGGPGLDAFLEEMIVRRELSFNYCEFNPAYDRYEGLPAWTRATLEEHAADPRPHLYTREQFDAAATHDRYWNAAHTEMVRTGRMHNAMRMYWGKKILEWSASPREAYDRALWLNNRYELDGRDANSYVSVGWVFGLHDRPWARRKVFGTVRYLAASGLNRKFDAEAYARRWA; via the coding sequence ATGATTCAACCGGAACGGGTGCAGGTGCTCAGGCCGGGCGAGCCGGGGGGCAAGGGCTTCGTGCTGCTGTGGGTGCAGTCGAGCGTGCGGACGCGGGACAATCACGCCCTCGAATACGCGGCGGGAGAGGCGCGGCGGCTGGGCCAGCCCCTCGCCGCCGTCTTCGGCCTGAACCCCGACTACCCGGAGGCGAACGCCCGCCACTTCCAGTACCTGCTGGAGGGGCTGCGCGACCTGCGGGCGGGCCTGGCGGCGCGCGGCATTCCCCTCTCGGTCCGGGTCGGGAACACGCCGGACGAGGTGCTGAAGGCCGTCCAGGGGGCCAGTCTCGTTGTCACCGACCGGGGCTACCTCCGTATTCAGCGGCAGTGGCGCGCGGACCTCGCCGGGCGGCTGACCGTGCCCTTCATCCAGGTGGAGTCGGACGCGGTGGTGCCCGTCCGCACCGTGTCCGACAAGCAGGAGTTCGCCGCGCGAACCATCCGCCCCAGGATTCACCGCCACCTAGAACGCTTCCTCGTGCCCGTGGAGGTGCAGGACGGCGCGCAGGGCCACCCGGACTGGGACCCCGGGCTGGAGGTGGGTGACCCCGAACTGACCGTGCGCGCCCTGGGGGTGGACAACTCGGTGCCCCCCGGCGAGGAGGAGGGAGGCGAGGTGAAGGCCCTCGCGCGTCTGACGCACTTCGTCACCCGCCTGCTCCCCCGTTACGACTCGGGGCGGCGCGACCCCAACGTGGACGGGGGCAGCCGCCTGAGCGCGTACCTGCACTACGGGCACCTCTCGCCCCTGACGGCGGCCCTCGCGGCGCGGGAGCACTCGGACGGCGGCCCCGGCCTCGACGCCTTCTTAGAGGAGATGATCGTGCGGCGCGAACTCAGCTTCAACTACTGCGAGTTCAACCCCGCCTACGACCGCTACGAGGGCCTGCCCGCCTGGACCCGGGCGACGCTGGAGGAGCACGCCGCCGACCCCCGCCCCCACCTCTACACCCGGGAGCAGTTCGACGCCGCCGCCACCCACGACCGTTATTGGAACGCCGCCCACACCGAGATGGTCCGCACGGGCCGGATGCACAATGCCATGCGGATGTACTGGGGCAAGAAGATCCTGGAGTGGAGCGCCTCGCCCCGGGAGGCCTACGACAGGGCGCTGTGGCTGAACAACCGCTACGAACTCGACGGGCGCGACGCCAACTCCTACGTCAGCGTAGGCTGGGTCTTCGGCCTGCACGACCGACCGTGGGCCCGGCGCAAGGTCTTCGGCACCGTACGCTATCTCGCCGCGAGCGGCCTGAACCGCAAGTTCGACGCCGAGGCCTACGCGCGCCGCTGGGCCTGA